One segment of Marvinbryantia formatexigens DSM 14469 DNA contains the following:
- a CDS encoding phosphoribosylaminoimidazolesuccinocarboxamide synthase produces MKPIKEGKVREIYDNGDSLIMVATDRISCFDVILNNTVTKKGTVLTQMSKFWFNMTEDILPNHMISTDVNDMPEFFRQPRFDGNSMMCKKLEMLPIECIVRGYITGSGWASYKENGTVCGIRLPEGLKESDKLPEPIYTPSTKAEIGDHDENISFEQSIAHLEKYFPGKGEEYAVKLRDCTIALYKKCADYALSRGIIIADTKFEFGLDENGNLVIGDEMLTPDSSRFWPAEGYEPGHGQPSFDKQFARDWLKANPGNDWTLPEDIVQKTIDKYLQAYELLTGEKL; encoded by the coding sequence ATGAAACCGATAAAAGAAGGAAAGGTCCGTGAAATTTATGACAACGGCGACAGCCTTATTATGGTTGCCACAGACCGCATCAGTTGCTTTGATGTGATTCTGAACAATACGGTAACGAAAAAGGGCACGGTACTTACGCAGATGTCAAAATTCTGGTTTAATATGACCGAAGACATCCTTCCGAATCACATGATTTCCACAGATGTGAACGATATGCCGGAATTTTTCCGCCAGCCCCGTTTTGACGGCAACAGCATGATGTGCAAAAAGCTGGAAATGCTTCCGATTGAATGCATCGTACGCGGCTACATCACCGGCAGTGGCTGGGCAAGCTATAAGGAAAACGGTACCGTATGCGGCATCCGCCTTCCGGAAGGACTGAAGGAATCCGACAAGCTGCCGGAGCCGATTTACACCCCGTCCACCAAAGCCGAAATCGGTGACCACGATGAGAATATTTCCTTTGAGCAGAGCATTGCACATCTGGAAAAATATTTTCCGGGCAAGGGTGAGGAGTATGCTGTAAAGCTTCGCGACTGCACGATCGCACTTTACAAAAAATGTGCGGATTACGCTCTCAGCCGCGGCATTATCATCGCGGATACCAAATTTGAATTTGGTCTGGACGAAAACGGCAATCTCGTGATAGGCGACGAAATGCTCACCCCGGACAGCTCCCGTTTCTGGCCGGCAGAGGGCTACGAGCCGGGACACGGTCAGCCGTCCTTTGATAAGCAGTTCGCCCGCGACTGGCTGAAAGCAAATCCGGGCAACGACTGGACGCTGCCGGAGGATATCGTACAGAAAACCATCGATAAATACCTGCAGGCTTACGAGCTGCTCACCGGAGAGAAGCTGTAA
- a CDS encoding DUF2974 domain-containing protein, protein MNNMITYAETMMDSFAVRPFNSVDSLILSWVSYMRFPESMSEIRSWRGMGIRELLCAEYFSEMFADLWNPEGNRQLLFALAASPRFRGITVCGYVEQLDREREKQFSATTFRIGPELSYVAFRGTDDTIVGWKEDFNMAFQCPVPSQEAAVGYLSEAALHTQGTLLTGGHSKGGNLSVYAAAKCAPEIRERIRKIYSHDGPGFQETVLSSEAFQHTLPKVEKTIPQSSLVGMLLENQEDYLVVRSSSVSLWQHDPFSWMVEDGQFCMLSGLTPGAKMRDAALNEWIRNLSEEERERFVDALFEVIAVNGIDTISEFSSGWKKNIPAAFQKVSQLDAETREFVFCALRNLASLRMKNFPELFKVPRSQEPKKSPEPET, encoded by the coding sequence ATGAATAATATGATTACTTATGCGGAAACGATGATGGACAGCTTTGCGGTGCGCCCGTTTAATTCGGTGGACAGTCTGATTTTGTCATGGGTTTCGTATATGCGTTTTCCGGAGTCAATGAGTGAAATAAGGAGCTGGCGCGGAATGGGTATCCGGGAGCTGCTTTGCGCGGAATATTTCTCGGAAATGTTTGCGGATTTATGGAATCCGGAGGGAAACCGGCAGCTTTTATTCGCGCTGGCGGCAAGTCCGCGGTTCCGCGGGATTACAGTCTGCGGCTATGTGGAGCAGCTTGACAGAGAGCGGGAAAAGCAGTTTTCTGCTACCACTTTCAGAATCGGACCGGAACTTTCTTATGTTGCATTCCGGGGAACGGATGATACCATTGTGGGGTGGAAAGAGGACTTTAATATGGCGTTCCAGTGCCCGGTCCCCTCGCAGGAAGCCGCTGTGGGATATCTTAGTGAGGCGGCTTTGCACACGCAGGGAACGCTTCTGACAGGAGGACATTCCAAGGGTGGAAACCTGTCTGTTTATGCGGCGGCAAAGTGCGCTCCCGAAATCCGGGAACGTATCCGGAAAATATACTCGCACGATGGTCCTGGCTTCCAGGAGACGGTGCTGAGCAGCGAAGCGTTCCAGCACACGCTGCCAAAGGTGGAAAAGACGATTCCGCAGTCGTCTCTGGTGGGAATGCTTCTGGAAAACCAGGAGGATTATCTGGTGGTCAGAAGCAGCAGCGTCAGCCTCTGGCAGCACGATCCGTTTTCCTGGATGGTGGAGGACGGGCAGTTCTGCATGTTAAGCGGGCTGACGCCGGGCGCGAAGATGCGGGACGCCGCGCTGAACGAATGGATTCGCAACCTCTCGGAGGAGGAACGGGAACGGTTTGTTGATGCGTTGTTTGAGGTAATTGCTGTAAACGGGATAGACACCATTTCCGAGTTTAGCTCCGGCTGGAAGAAAAACATTCCGGCGGCATTCCAGAAGGTATCGCAGCTTGATGCGGAAACGCGGGAATTTGTGTTTTGTGCGCTCAGAAATCTGGCGTCGCTCCGCATGAAGAACTTCCCGGAGCTGTTTAAGGTGCCGCGCAGCCAGGAACCGAAGAAGTCTCCGGAACCGGAAACATAA
- a CDS encoding sensor histidine kinase, with the protein MQTILLILFILAAVYFAYRFFLLQKSIRQTTAALREINDALPENRIVKLPVHEASLEELLQVINENLTAIRQEHITYQKQEKLLKEQIENISHDLRTPLTAVLGYLKLINKDSLDTADAGYLETAIRRAESLQTLIAQFYELSRVTSQDFSVKKESVDAARILRETCLEHYAQFEAAHLEINCQLPAHEICIHGDADALKRIFVNLLQNALRYAQSHIFVRVQENPAGGSVCFLFENDILPEQAPSDPTRLFDRFYMQEQSRSRGGTGLGLTISKSLTEHMGGSISASCRAGGTLPLFTIQVMFPVPETSSVPGCAAP; encoded by the coding sequence ATGCAGACAATTTTACTTATTTTATTTATTCTGGCGGCAGTGTATTTTGCATACCGTTTCTTCCTGCTGCAAAAATCCATCCGCCAGACCACCGCCGCTCTGCGGGAAATAAACGATGCTCTTCCAGAAAACCGCATCGTAAAGCTGCCCGTTCATGAAGCTTCTCTGGAGGAGCTTCTGCAGGTAATCAATGAAAATCTCACCGCCATCCGGCAGGAGCACATCACCTATCAAAAACAGGAAAAGCTCCTGAAGGAGCAGATTGAGAACATCAGCCACGATTTGCGCACGCCGCTGACAGCCGTGCTCGGCTATCTGAAGCTGATAAATAAAGATTCCCTGGATACGGCAGACGCCGGATATCTGGAGACCGCCATCCGCAGAGCTGAATCGCTGCAGACGCTGATTGCACAGTTTTACGAGCTTTCGCGCGTCACCTCACAGGATTTTTCCGTCAAAAAAGAATCCGTGGACGCGGCGCGGATTCTGCGTGAAACCTGTCTGGAGCATTATGCGCAGTTTGAAGCAGCGCATCTGGAGATAAACTGCCAGCTTCCCGCGCACGAAATATGCATTCACGGGGATGCAGATGCGCTGAAGCGCATCTTTGTCAACCTGCTGCAGAACGCCCTGCGCTACGCACAAAGCCATATCTTTGTGCGCGTGCAGGAAAATCCGGCGGGCGGCAGCGTCTGCTTTCTTTTTGAAAACGATATCCTGCCGGAACAGGCGCCCTCCGACCCCACCCGCCTCTTCGACCGCTTCTATATGCAGGAGCAGTCGCGCAGCCGCGGCGGCACCGGTCTCGGTCTCACCATCAGCAAAAGTCTGACGGAGCACATGGGCGGCAGCATCAGCGCCTCCTGCCGCGCCGGGGGTACCCTCCCGCTTTTTACCATACAGGTTATGTTTCCGGTTCCGGAGACTTCTTCGGTTCCTGGCTGCGCGGCACCTTAA
- a CDS encoding ABC transporter permease, producing MLNYIRSEIYRILHSRSLYIFGAVLCGIVLLTHIALIIGAALTPDFAYNTVRFSLNNFVAQPFIMVILGAAVAGVLFNEDRKSGVLKTTVAYGISRESILIGKCIVSLLTALLLLLVVFIFYVACAFLTLREPEWLPVQQMLLAIAASLPSAVASLIFANVIFMLCRKEITGMLWWVLLFYGIPMACFLIGLKSALFARIAEWMPYNFLRMDVVVSMNTYNSIWDTAGGMLHCIAAGVIGCVIFLIWGVLRLRRLEL from the coding sequence ATGCTAAACTATATAAGAAGTGAAATTTACCGTATCCTGCACAGCCGCTCCCTTTATATCTTCGGCGCAGTCCTCTGTGGAATTGTATTGCTTACGCATATTGCCTTAATTATCGGCGCTGCGCTCACCCCGGATTTTGCTTATAACACCGTGCGCTTTTCCCTAAATAACTTTGTGGCGCAGCCGTTTATTATGGTAATTCTCGGCGCCGCTGTGGCGGGCGTGCTCTTTAATGAAGACCGGAAATCCGGCGTTCTGAAAACGACCGTCGCTTACGGCATTTCCCGCGAAAGCATTTTGATTGGCAAGTGTATCGTCAGCCTGCTGACCGCCCTGCTCCTGCTTCTCGTCGTTTTTATATTTTATGTTGCATGTGCTTTTCTCACCCTGCGGGAGCCGGAGTGGCTGCCGGTGCAGCAGATGCTGCTTGCTATCGCCGCCTCCCTGCCGAGCGCCGTTGCCTCTCTGATTTTTGCGAATGTCATATTCATGCTCTGCCGCAAAGAAATAACCGGCATGCTCTGGTGGGTCCTGCTCTTCTACGGCATTCCGATGGCGTGCTTTCTTATCGGTCTGAAATCTGCGCTCTTTGCGCGTATCGCAGAATGGATGCCGTACAACTTCCTGCGCATGGACGTAGTCGTATCCATGAACACCTACAACAGTATCTGGGATACCGCAGGAGGGATGCTGCACTGCATCGCCGCCGGCGTTATCGGCTGTGTTATCTTTCTTATCTGGGGCGTGCTTCGCCTGCGCCGCCTGGAGCTGTAA
- a CDS encoding ABC transporter ATP-binding protein, which produces METYTARSCELTKYYHNFCALDKVSISIKRGEIYGLVGDNGAGKTTFLKLLSGQIFPTAGELSLFGKHTQKDLQSARSRIGVLIEEAGFYPTLTVEQNLEYYRLQKGIPGKQPLEEALEMTGLSEFRKKSCRELSFGMKQRLGLAVALLGVPEFLLLDEPINGLDPSGILEMRNLLLKLNREKNITILLSSHILSELEQIATIFGFLQRGKLLEEISAEALYKKCADYVEIQVSDAQVYAVLLEQKFGHTHYQILPEGKIHILQADRPTEAYSALAVDAHLAVHSLMRCHQSLEEYYMNLKNGGTKTC; this is translated from the coding sequence ATGGAAACTTATACTGCAAGGTCCTGTGAACTCACAAAGTATTACCATAATTTCTGCGCGCTGGATAAAGTGTCTATTTCCATAAAACGCGGGGAAATCTACGGTCTGGTCGGCGACAACGGCGCCGGCAAAACAACCTTTCTGAAGCTTCTTTCGGGACAGATTTTTCCGACTGCCGGGGAGCTGTCCCTGTTCGGAAAGCACACACAGAAGGATTTGCAAAGCGCGCGCTCCCGTATCGGCGTGCTGATTGAGGAGGCCGGTTTTTATCCGACGCTCACCGTCGAGCAGAATCTGGAATATTACCGTCTGCAGAAGGGTATCCCCGGAAAACAGCCTCTGGAGGAGGCGCTGGAGATGACCGGTCTGTCTGAATTCCGTAAGAAATCCTGCCGGGAGCTCTCCTTTGGCATGAAGCAGCGCCTCGGTCTTGCCGTCGCCCTGCTCGGCGTGCCCGAATTTCTGCTGCTCGATGAGCCCATCAACGGACTGGATCCCAGCGGGATTCTGGAAATGCGCAACCTCCTTCTGAAGCTGAACCGCGAGAAAAACATCACCATTTTATTATCCAGCCACATTTTAAGCGAGCTGGAGCAGATTGCTACCATTTTCGGATTTCTGCAGAGAGGGAAGCTGCTGGAGGAGATTTCCGCAGAAGCGCTTTATAAAAAATGCGCTGATTATGTGGAAATCCAGGTGTCGGACGCGCAGGTCTACGCCGTTCTTCTGGAGCAGAAATTCGGACATACGCACTATCAGATTCTGCCGGAGGGGAAAATTCACATATTACAGGCGGACCGCCCGACGGAAGCCTACAGCGCCCTGGCAGTTGACGCACACCTTGCAGTGCACAGCCTTATGCGCTGTCACCAGTCGCTGGAAGAATATTACATGAATCTGAAAAACGGGGGTACAAAAACATGCTAA
- a CDS encoding response regulator transcription factor, which produces MAKILISEDDADINHLIRSICEKNGLQTAQAFSGTEALLRLELESFDMIILDLMLPGMTGEELLKRIRAEKQPDIPVLVLSAKSSLADKVQLLTGGADDYMTKPFEPEELLARITACLRRAQRMPAAKPAADDISYKKLCICPAARRATVNGQELVLTPHEYDILLLLARELEKVFSRETLYERVWQGGYYGEDNTVNVHVSNLRKKIAACDADNEYIKTVWGIGFKMA; this is translated from the coding sequence ATGGCAAAAATTCTGATTTCCGAGGACGACGCGGACATTAATCATCTGATACGCAGTATCTGCGAAAAAAACGGGCTGCAGACAGCGCAGGCATTTTCGGGCACGGAGGCTCTCCTGCGGCTGGAGCTGGAAAGCTTTGATATGATAATTCTTGATCTGATGCTGCCGGGTATGACCGGCGAGGAGCTGCTGAAAAGAATACGCGCAGAAAAGCAGCCGGATATCCCGGTTCTGGTGCTCTCCGCAAAATCATCCCTGGCGGACAAGGTGCAGCTTCTGACCGGCGGCGCGGACGATTATATGACAAAGCCCTTCGAGCCGGAGGAGCTGCTGGCGCGCATTACCGCCTGCCTGCGCAGAGCGCAGAGAATGCCCGCGGCAAAGCCTGCCGCAGATGACATTTCTTATAAAAAGCTGTGCATCTGCCCCGCCGCGCGCAGAGCGACGGTAAACGGGCAGGAGCTTGTGCTCACGCCCCACGAATATGACATCCTGCTGCTTCTTGCGCGGGAACTTGAGAAGGTCTTCTCCCGCGAGACGCTCTATGAACGCGTCTGGCAGGGAGGCTACTACGGCGAGGACAACACCGTGAATGTCCATGTGAGCAACCTGCGCAAAAAAATTGCCGCCTGCGACGCAGACAATGAATACATAAAAACAGTCTGGGGCATTGGTTTTAAAATGGCGTAG
- a CDS encoding substrate-binding domain-containing protein: MAAVMGLSMTAFAEGEVANKDKPLVWFNRQPSNSSTGELDMAALSFNENTYYVGFDANQGAELQGTMVKDYIEAHADTIDRNGDGVIGYVLAIGDIGHNDSIARTRGVRKALGTGVDKDGDINSDPAGTNTDGSASVVQDGTLEINGTTYVVRELASQEMKNSAGATWDAATAGNAIGTWSASFGDQIDIVVSNNDGMGMAMFNAWSKDQGVATFGYDANSDAVAAIAEGYGGTISQHADVQAYLTLRVLRNALDGVDIDTGIGTADDAGNVLTDDVYVYNEEQRSYYALNVAVTADNYEDYLDATVTYAPVSNQLDESAHATKSVWLNIYNAADNFLSATYQPLLQKYDDLLNLNVEYIGGDGQTESNITNRLGNPSQYDAFAINMVKTDNAASYTSLLSQ, translated from the coding sequence ATGGCAGCAGTTATGGGTCTTTCCATGACAGCATTTGCTGAGGGCGAGGTGGCTAACAAAGATAAGCCGCTTGTATGGTTCAACCGTCAGCCGTCCAACAGCTCCACAGGTGAGCTTGATATGGCGGCTCTGAGCTTCAACGAGAATACCTATTATGTAGGATTTGACGCAAACCAGGGCGCAGAGCTTCAGGGAACAATGGTAAAGGATTATATCGAGGCACATGCAGATACGATCGACCGCAATGGCGACGGCGTAATCGGTTACGTTCTGGCAATCGGCGATATCGGACACAATGATTCCATCGCACGTACAAGAGGTGTTCGTAAAGCTCTTGGCACAGGCGTTGACAAAGACGGCGACATCAACAGCGATCCGGCAGGTACAAATACCGACGGTTCCGCAAGCGTGGTACAGGACGGCACACTGGAAATCAACGGCACGACCTACGTGGTACGTGAGCTGGCTTCCCAGGAAATGAAGAACTCCGCAGGTGCTACATGGGATGCAGCTACCGCAGGAAACGCAATCGGTACATGGTCCGCTTCCTTCGGCGATCAGATTGATATCGTTGTTTCCAATAACGATGGTATGGGCATGGCAATGTTCAATGCATGGTCCAAAGACCAGGGCGTGGCAACCTTCGGCTACGATGCAAACAGCGACGCAGTAGCAGCTATCGCAGAGGGCTACGGCGGAACCATCAGCCAGCACGCAGATGTACAGGCTTACCTCACACTTCGTGTTCTGCGCAACGCACTGGACGGCGTAGATATCGACACCGGTATCGGCACAGCAGATGATGCAGGCAACGTTCTGACAGACGATGTATATGTATACAATGAAGAGCAGCGCTCCTACTACGCATTGAACGTAGCAGTTACCGCTGACAACTACGAAGATTATCTGGATGCTACCGTAACCTACGCTCCGGTATCCAACCAGCTTGATGAGAGCGCACATGCAACGAAGTCTGTATGGCTGAACATCTACAACGCAGCAGATAACTTCCTCAGCGCTACCTACCAGCCGCTCCTTCAGAAGTATGATGACCTTCTGAATCTGAATGTGGAATACATCGGCGGCGACGGACAGACAGAGTCCAACATCACAAACCGTCTCGGAAATCCGAGCCAGTATGATGCATTCGCAATCAACATGGTTAAGACAGACAACGCAGCTTCCTATACATCTCTGCTTAGTCAGTAA
- a CDS encoding sugar ABC transporter ATP-binding protein → MADKKDVNVLSIRGMSKSFGRNRVLDHINLDVKRGTVMGLMGENGAGKSTMMKCLFGTYQKDEGTIFLDGKEVNFSGPKDALENGIAMVHQELNQCLERNVIDNLFLGRYPVNSLGVVDEGRMKKEASELFRKLGMTVNLTQPMRNMSVSQRQMCEIAKAISYNAKVIVLDEPTSSLTVQEVNKLFEMMRMLKEQGIALVYISHKMDEIFEICDEISVLRDGNLVMTKETKETNMNELIAAMVGRSLENRFPPVDNKPGDVVLSIQNLSTKYEPHLQDISFDVREGEIFGLYGLVGAGRTELLETIFGVRTRAAGRVYYKGQLMNFENAREAMDHGFAMITEERKANGLFLKEDLTFNTTIANLDQYKSGIALSDPKMVKATANEIKVMHTKCMGPDDMITSLSGGNQQKVIFGKWLERSPKVFMMDEPTRGIDVGAKYEIYELIISMAKQGKTIIVVSSEMPEILGITNRIGVMSNGHLSGIVNTKETNQEELLRLSAKYL, encoded by the coding sequence ATGGCAGATAAGAAAGATGTAAATGTCTTATCAATACGCGGCATGAGCAAATCCTTCGGCAGAAACCGGGTGCTCGACCACATCAATCTGGACGTGAAGCGCGGGACGGTTATGGGTCTGATGGGCGAAAACGGCGCCGGCAAATCGACGATGATGAAATGTCTTTTCGGCACCTATCAGAAGGATGAGGGCACCATTTTCCTGGATGGAAAGGAAGTAAACTTTTCCGGACCGAAGGATGCCCTGGAAAACGGTATCGCGATGGTTCACCAGGAGCTGAACCAGTGTCTGGAGCGGAACGTAATCGACAACCTTTTCCTTGGCCGCTATCCGGTCAATTCACTGGGCGTCGTTGATGAAGGCAGAATGAAAAAAGAGGCTTCGGAGCTTTTCCGTAAGCTTGGAATGACAGTAAACCTTACGCAGCCGATGCGGAACATGTCCGTATCACAGCGGCAGATGTGTGAGATTGCCAAGGCAATTTCCTACAACGCGAAAGTAATCGTTCTTGATGAGCCGACCTCCTCGCTTACCGTACAGGAGGTAAACAAGCTGTTTGAAATGATGCGGATGCTGAAGGAGCAGGGCATTGCACTGGTCTACATATCTCATAAGATGGATGAGATTTTTGAAATCTGCGACGAGATTTCCGTACTGCGGGACGGTAATCTGGTCATGACCAAGGAAACAAAAGAGACCAATATGAACGAGCTGATCGCGGCGATGGTAGGGCGTTCCCTGGAGAACCGTTTCCCACCGGTGGACAACAAACCGGGAGACGTGGTGCTCTCCATCCAGAACCTTTCCACGAAATACGAGCCGCATCTGCAGGACATCTCCTTCGATGTGCGTGAGGGAGAAATCTTCGGACTGTATGGTCTGGTCGGCGCGGGGCGTACAGAGCTTCTGGAGACGATCTTCGGCGTCCGCACCAGAGCGGCGGGGCGCGTGTATTATAAGGGACAGCTTATGAACTTTGAAAATGCCAGGGAAGCGATGGATCATGGCTTTGCGATGATTACTGAGGAGCGCAAGGCGAACGGGCTTTTCCTCAAGGAGGACCTGACGTTCAATACCACGATTGCGAACCTCGACCAGTATAAATCTGGCATTGCGCTTTCCGACCCGAAGATGGTAAAGGCGACGGCGAATGAAATAAAGGTTATGCATACAAAGTGCATGGGACCGGACGATATGATTACCAGCCTTTCCGGTGGCAATCAGCAGAAGGTCATTTTCGGAAAGTGGCTGGAGCGCAGCCCTAAGGTATTCATGATGGACGAGCCTACGCGCGGTATCGACGTAGGCGCGAAGTATGAGATCTACGAGCTGATTATCAGCATGGCAAAGCAGGGAAAGACCATCATCGTGGTTTCCTCTGAAATGCCGGAGATTCTGGGAATTACAAACCGCATTGGCGTTATGTCGAACGGGCATCTTTCCGGTATTGTGAATACAAAGGAAACAAACCAGGAAGAGCTTCTGCGGCTCAGCGCGAAATACCTATAG
- a CDS encoding galactose/methyl galactoside ABC transporter permease MglC, with the protein MANGNGKILTAEQEKKLLAPIEEYVGKIQKKIDALRADGTDKVIAAQSSIDAIKRDRTMPASEKEAAIAKLRSEMEKAKSVEAANKNEVSRLIADAENYLKAHFDKEYYQPVKESCEQEKALAKTAYEEKVAKLKAEHQTTVAKLSNSQEIKDEKYVHKNRLFDAKMSLEKDLQTIKDRRHAAYSYKYHLIDLLRMSKFTFAETQAQKWENYKYTFNRRAFLLQNGLYIAIVIIFIALCIITPIVKHTPLLTYNNVLNILQQASPRMFLALGVAGLILLAGTDLSIGRMVGMGMTTATIIMHQGVNTGSVFGHVFDFTGIPVVGRVFLGLLACVVLCTFFTTIAGFFTAKFKMHPFISTMANMLVIFGLVTYATKGVSFGAIESSIPSMIIPKINGFPTIILWAVAAVIIVWFIWNKTTFGKNLYAVGGNAEAAAVSGISVFKVTVGAFVMAGILYGFGSWLECARMFGSGSAAYGQGWEMDAIAACVVGGVSFTGGIGKISGVVVGVFIFTALTYSLTILGIDTNLQFVFSGIIILVAVTLDCLKYVQKK; encoded by the coding sequence ATGGCAAATGGAAATGGAAAAATTCTGACGGCAGAGCAGGAGAAAAAGCTGCTTGCGCCCATTGAAGAATATGTCGGCAAGATTCAGAAAAAAATAGATGCGCTCAGAGCAGATGGCACCGATAAGGTCATCGCTGCCCAGAGCAGTATCGATGCAATTAAGAGAGACCGCACGATGCCGGCCTCCGAGAAAGAAGCCGCGATTGCAAAGCTCCGCAGCGAGATGGAAAAGGCAAAGAGCGTAGAGGCGGCAAACAAAAATGAAGTCTCCAGGCTGATTGCCGATGCGGAAAACTATCTGAAGGCGCATTTTGATAAAGAGTATTATCAGCCGGTGAAGGAGAGCTGCGAGCAGGAAAAGGCGCTTGCCAAGACCGCCTATGAGGAAAAGGTGGCGAAATTAAAGGCGGAGCACCAGACGACGGTAGCGAAGCTGTCCAACAGCCAGGAAATCAAGGATGAGAAATATGTACATAAAAACCGTCTGTTTGACGCAAAAATGAGTCTGGAGAAGGATCTGCAGACGATTAAGGACCGCAGACACGCAGCTTACAGCTACAAGTATCATCTGATCGACCTTCTGCGGATGTCGAAGTTCACCTTTGCGGAGACGCAGGCGCAGAAATGGGAAAACTACAAATATACCTTTAACCGCAGGGCATTCCTCCTGCAGAACGGTCTGTACATTGCAATCGTGATTATTTTCATTGCGCTGTGTATCATTACGCCGATTGTCAAGCACACACCGCTGCTGACATACAATAACGTACTGAATATTCTGCAGCAGGCATCGCCGCGAATGTTCCTTGCGCTCGGCGTAGCCGGACTGATCCTTCTTGCAGGTACCGACCTTTCCATCGGACGTATGGTAGGTATGGGTATGACGACGGCGACGATTATCATGCATCAGGGCGTCAACACCGGTTCCGTATTCGGACATGTGTTTGACTTTACCGGAATCCCGGTGGTGGGGAGAGTCTTCCTCGGACTGCTTGCCTGCGTGGTTCTGTGTACGTTCTTCACAACGATTGCGGGCTTCTTCACGGCGAAGTTCAAGATGCATCCGTTTATTTCCACGATGGCGAACATGCTGGTAATTTTTGGTCTTGTAACCTATGCGACAAAGGGTGTATCCTTCGGTGCGATTGAATCCTCGATTCCGAGCATGATTATCCCGAAGATTAACGGCTTCCCCACCATCATTCTCTGGGCGGTGGCAGCGGTCATTATCGTATGGTTTATCTGGAACAAGACAACGTTTGGTAAGAATCTGTACGCGGTCGGCGGAAACGCTGAGGCGGCGGCAGTTTCCGGTATCTCGGTATTCAAGGTAACCGTTGGCGCATTCGTTATGGCAGGTATCCTTTATGGTTTCGGTTCCTGGCTGGAATGTGCGAGAATGTTCGGTTCCGGTTCCGCAGCTTACGGGCAGGGCTGGGAAATGGACGCTATCGCAGCCTGCGTAGTAGGCGGCGTATCCTTCACCGGTGGTATCGGTAAGATTTCGGGCGTAGTAGTCGGTGTATTCATCTTCACCGCACTTACCTACTCCCTTACCATCCTCGGTATCGACACAAACCTGCAGTTCGTGTTCTCCGGTATCATCATTCTGGTGGCGGTAACACTCGACTGTCTGAAATATGTGCAGAAAAAATAA